The Gossypium arboreum isolate Shixiya-1 chromosome 2, ASM2569848v2, whole genome shotgun sequence region AAACTAATCTTTCTTTTAAAAGTTTTACCAATTTCTATAGTTAAAAATCGGTCTATGTATGTCGGCATAAACTTCACGTGGCACGTCATTTGTAACTGTCTGGTTATTCTGTCAACTATATCaaattttaacagtagaaatagatGAAACTTTACATAGAAAAgaccaatttactctttaatttaatataaaaaaattaatttacctattttctGAATAAAAGAGAGACAAAATGTAGCCTATCTTCTGCTATAGGAACTTTCATGGTATTTTTACCTTAGATTTGTGATGTTATTGTTAATGTTTCAAACAAATTTCAGGTTCACTGTTTCTACAGGTTTAGGCCTGAAACTGCTTATCTTTCAATTAGCTACATGGATCGATTCCTATCAGCTCGACCTTTGCCGgtatatatattgtttacttCAATTGGATTTAGAAGATTTAGAATGGTTATTTTTTAGGTAAAATTGATATATAGGTCCTTGTACTATAGAGCAAtgtgtattttgatttttatacttttaagaCAAGCACAAAAGTGCTTGtgcaatatttttgaaaaattttaattatatcatCTAAAATTTAATGCTTGATTCCACTACAGCATAATCCTATAAGGATATTTTTACTCATTTTTAAAATACATGAACCAAAATTTACTTTGCAGACAAGGACAGTACTTTTACCTATTTTTAATCtcactgattttttttttttttgatgaagCACTAATTTGGCTGATGTTTTTTTTGATAATTCATGTCAATTTAGCAAGGGAAAGGTTGGCCAATGCAGCTTTTATCAGTATCATGCCTTTCACTAGCAGCAAAAATGGAGGAAACAGCTGTTCCTTTTCTCCTAGACTTGCAAATAATGAAACCCAGATTCTTGTTTAAGCCCAAAACAGTCCAAAGAATGGAAGTTTTAGTCATGCAAACCTTGAATTGGCGTTTGCGTATCATTACACCTTTCGATTTTGTATATTGTTTCATTGCCAGGATTTCATCATGTTTCAATGATTCCCACCAACCAAACAGGCTTTGTCACCTGTTTTCTTTAGCTTCTGATctcattattaatatatgtataggTAAATAAATTCCTTGTTAgcttaaaagaagaaaaaaaaattctgtTTTGTTTCCTAATTTCTTTTTTCTGATAATTTTAGCAGCCATTGATTCATTGGATTATCCTCCATCAGCAATTGCTGCAGCTGTGGTACTATGGATCACTAATCACAGTGTTGATGAACAGAATTTGGGGCACTTGCACAATGGAGTGAACCAAGTAATTAACACTGTAAGACCCAATtcaaatatatgtatgtatgtgttgAGGGAGACTCTTTCTAgagaaaatttcaaaatattgtcAGTTAGGCAATCGGCTAGTCCTCCAATAATTAAAGGTATGATTACTCTACTGAGAGTTAGTGTGCCGCAAGAGACTGCTTGGTGGGGCTGGTTTACATTGCCAGGAACGATTCAATTGGTGGACTTGCAAGACTTTGTGAACCAAGGTCATTGGGTAGTCAGTCATGGCATGTTAGGTCTCAACATAGTATGAGAGACAAAACCAATTTATGTCGCCGGGAATGCCTCAATTGGTGGACCTATAAGGCTCTGTGAACTAAGCCTAGCAGACAATCATTCACGGCATGTTGGCTCTCGACAGAATACGAGAGATGAAACCCTTATCAAGAGACAACATTTGACATTATTAGGAGATTAACTGGTTACTTGACGGACGACATTTTATAGATTTCTCACAAACGAATCTACCCACTATTTGTCGATTAATGATAAATTTTTATACAATGAAATGCAGGGAATGGTGAAAAAGATTTACAAGGTTATTGAAGGGAAAAGGTCTAGTTTGAAGCTAATGCCTCAAAGTCCCACATGTGTGCTTGAAGCTGCTCTGCTTTGCAAGGAAATTGCTAAATACTGCTGAAGATTTGCCATTTGCCAAATAAGTGCTGAGAGAGCTGGGAATTataatgtttgattttttatttgataaaggagaaaacaaacaaaaagaagttttggtttgtaattgtgtgcaattctttttctttcttttcttttgttttcttttgggtGTGTTTTTACTGTGGGTAATTGATATTGATTAACGAGGATGCTTTTTCAATTATTagtattgtttttttttctttaaatagaTACTAGTTGAAGATATATAAAATTGTTGAGTGTTTTTTAGTATTTCCTCTCAAATGGATTAATTCTATGTATTTATATAATACTGTCACTGTTTATTGATGTGAAATATTAGATAAGTTTCCAAGAATAATAACACGTACCTTGACTTAAGATT contains the following coding sequences:
- the LOC108468448 gene encoding cyclin-D1-1-like isoform X3, coding for MAVSLNLYCNEAPNEIVVSCEAYDDDDDDDDNESDHCSVDYDDDLLINLFETEVDQMLESKVVSSRFHHSIVTARKDAIQWMLKVHCFYRFRPETAYLSISYMDRFLSARPLPQGKGWPMQLLSVSCLSLAAKMEETAVPFLLDLQIMKPRFLFKPKTVQRMEVLVMQTLNWRLRIITPFDFVYCFIARISSCFNDSHQPNRLCHLFSLASDLIINICIAAIDSLDYPPSAIAAAVVLWITNHSVDEQNLGHLHNGVNQGMVKKIYKVIEGKRSSLKLMPQSPTCVLEAALLCKEIAKYC
- the LOC108468448 gene encoding cyclin-D1-1-like isoform X1 produces the protein MAVSLNLYCNEAPNEIVVSCEAYDDDDDDDDNESDHCSVDYDDDLLINLFETEVDQMLESKVVSSRFHHSIVTARKDAIQWMLKVHCFYRFRPETAYLSISYMDRFLSARPLPQGKGWPMQLLSVSCLSLAAKMEETAVPFLLDLQIMKPRFLFKPKTVQRMEVLVMQTLNWRLRIITPFDFVYCFIARISSCFNDSHQPNRLCHLFSLASDLIINICIAAIDSLDYPPSAIAAAVVLWITNHSVDEQNLGHLHNGVNQVINTGMVKKIYKVIEGKRSSLKLMPQSPTCVLEAALLCKEIAKYC
- the LOC108468448 gene encoding cyclin-D1-1-like isoform X2; its protein translation is MAVSLNLYCNEAPNEIVVSCEAYDDDDDDDDNESDHCSVDYDDDLLINLFETEVDQMLESKVVSSRFHHSIVTARKDAIQWMLKVHCFYRFRPETAYLSISYMDRFLSARPLPQGKGWPMQLLSVSCLSLAAKMEETAVPFLLDLQIMKPRFLFKPKTVQRMEVLVMQTLNWRLRIITPFDFVYCFIARISSCFNDSHQPNRLCHLFSLASDLIINICIAIDSLDYPPSAIAAAVVLWITNHSVDEQNLGHLHNGVNQVINTGMVKKIYKVIEGKRSSLKLMPQSPTCVLEAALLCKEIAKYC